From Paenibacillus sp. FSL H8-0537:
GAGGTTACCGTCGGCGAAGGCACTCCTTATGCGCTGGGTGGAACGTTGACTCTGCCGAAAAATGCCACTGGCCCGCTGACAGCGGTCGTATTGGTTCAAGGCTCTGGTGCATCCGATCGCGATGAGGCCGTAAGCGGCTATACGCCATTCCGTGATATCGCTTGGGGACTTGCTGAGCAAGGGATTGCCGTACTGCGCTATGATAAACGCACATTTGTTTACGGCAGCAGCATGACGACAGAAGCTTTTATGAAAATGACCGTAAAGGAAGAAACCATTGACGACGCCATTGTTGCGGCCAAGCTGCTCAAGGCTGATAAACGGATTGATGCCTCAAAGGTGTATGTAGTCGGTCATAGCCTTGGCGGCATGCTCGCACCACGCATCGATGCGGAAGGCGGCGACTTTGCCGGACTTGTGCTGCTTGCTGGCTCGCCGCGCTCGCTGTGGGAAATCGTCTACGACCAGAATCATGCAGTTATCGCTGCTATGGATGATAAAGACCCAGCCAAGCAGAAGAATACCCAGTTCATAGAAGCCGAATACAAGAGGGCACAAACTTTGGATACGTTGACCGATGCGCAGGCGCAGGCGACGACAATTTTCTCAATTCCCGCCTATTATTTCAAGGAAATGGATAACCACCCTACTAGCGAATATGCCGCAAAATTGACGAAGCCGGTGCTTGTTCTGCAGGGCAAGGACGATTTCCAAGTGTATGCGGATAAAGACTATGTGCTGTGGGAGGAGCTGTTCAAAGGGAAATCGAATGCTTCCTTCAAGCTGTACCCGGGCCTTAACCACTTTTTCGTAGATTACAGCGGCGAAGGAGAAGGCACGGTGGCGGAATATAACCATGCAGGCAGCTTCGATAAAGAAGTCATTTCCGATATCGCCAAATGGCTGAAACAGCACGCTTAGCCCTTATCCTTCATTCCATACAACGAACCGCCAGCTTGGACAGGGGAGCTTTATGCT
This genomic window contains:
- a CDS encoding alpha/beta fold hydrolase encodes the protein MKKHLASTIVFSLLLMAAFPAMTAAAESMKLFINGSAVSASGAQPYKNQNTVMIPLRSTAEQLGFKVTYQKAGSEIVLEGQDLAVIFRTGSRTAVVNGVKRSFDAVSVQKQGRTYVPLAFFDKALGHQASFDSGTQQISITTAQFEAESWIKRVTELLNKGSYQKLSDDYFSSDLKAQVSVTALGQGWDSIKAQAGSFVRSEDIAISGVSGEVSIITATAAFEKTSFNLTLYVNMRSKLLEGMRITPKPIDKEAPATIVEEEVTVGEGTPYALGGTLTLPKNATGPLTAVVLVQGSGASDRDEAVSGYTPFRDIAWGLAEQGIAVLRYDKRTFVYGSSMTTEAFMKMTVKEETIDDAIVAAKLLKADKRIDASKVYVVGHSLGGMLAPRIDAEGGDFAGLVLLAGSPRSLWEIVYDQNHAVIAAMDDKDPAKQKNTQFIEAEYKRAQTLDTLTDAQAQATTIFSIPAYYFKEMDNHPTSEYAAKLTKPVLVLQGKDDFQVYADKDYVLWEELFKGKSNASFKLYPGLNHFFVDYSGEGEGTVAEYNHAGSFDKEVISDIAKWLKQHA